A single Micromonospora luteifusca DNA region contains:
- a CDS encoding FHA domain-containing protein, whose amino-acid sequence MEEHPELLPLLTVAGGPMRGASFRLRVEPQVIGRAPTGHVVIGDPHLSRRHAEVWLAPEGPSLRDLGSTNGTWLNDRRIIELERLSDGDVIRLGRTELRLFDPGVAHTDPVGLSFGPSRRDVRPTLPLPLAAPPGVRR is encoded by the coding sequence ATGGAGGAACATCCGGAGCTTTTACCGTTGTTGACGGTCGCGGGCGGGCCGATGCGCGGGGCGAGTTTTCGACTTCGGGTCGAACCGCAAGTGATCGGCCGGGCACCGACCGGCCATGTTGTCATCGGTGACCCGCATCTGAGCCGCCGCCACGCGGAGGTGTGGCTGGCCCCGGAGGGCCCGTCACTGCGGGACCTCGGCTCGACCAACGGCACCTGGCTCAACGATCGCCGAATCATCGAGTTGGAACGTCTCTCCGACGGAGACGTGATCCGCCTCGGCCGTACCGAACTGCGCCTGTTCGACCCGGGGGTGGCGCACACCGATCCGGTGGGGCTCAGCTTCGGCCCGTCCCGGCGGGACGTCCGACCGACACTTCCGCTGCCGTTGGCCGCGCCTCCCGGCGTCCGCCGCTGA
- a CDS encoding protein meaA: protein MDETASSGRLPERDRPWVMRTYAGHSSATATNALFRRNLAKGQTGLSVAFDLPTQTGYDPDHELAAGEVGRVGVPVAHLGDMRALFDGLPLAEMNTSMTINAPAMWLLSLYGTVAMEQGWTVDMLSGTTQNDIIKEYLSRGTYIFPPAASLRLTADVIAHTLKTMPRWNPVNICSYHLQEAGATPVQEVGFALATAVAVLDAVRDSGQVPAERMGDVVQRISFFVNAGVRFVEEIAKMRAFGVLWDEITRDRYAVTEARQRRFRYGVQVNSLGLTEAQPENNIQRIVLEMLGVTMSRDARARAVQLPAWNEALGLPRPWDQQWSLRMQQVLAYESDLLEYPDLFAGSHVMTALVDEIVTGARVELDKVLELGGVVAAVESGYLKSALVGSLAERRRRMESGADVVVGVNRYTETEPSPLTAAGAEAVEQVDPTVEAAAADGVRRWRADRDAAVVDAALARLRADAATTTNLMPATLACVRARVTTGEWAGALRQVFGEYRAPTGLAGATGSGGDPGLAAVRERVAATARELGSGRLRLLVGKPGLDGHSNGAEQIAVRARDAGFEVVYQGIRLTAGQIVAAAVEEDVDLVGLSVLSGSHLAAVPAVLDGLRAAGRADLPVVVGGIIPAGDADTLRAAGVARVFTPRDFALTGIIDDLVTVIRNANDLP from the coding sequence ATGGATGAGACGGCATCTTCGGGGCGTCTGCCCGAGCGGGACCGCCCGTGGGTGATGCGCACCTACGCCGGCCACTCGTCGGCCACCGCGACCAACGCCCTCTTCCGGCGCAACCTGGCAAAGGGGCAGACCGGCCTCTCGGTCGCCTTCGACCTGCCCACCCAGACCGGGTACGACCCGGACCACGAGTTGGCCGCCGGTGAGGTCGGCCGGGTCGGCGTGCCGGTGGCCCACCTCGGCGACATGCGGGCGCTGTTCGACGGCCTCCCGCTCGCCGAGATGAACACCTCTATGACGATCAACGCCCCGGCGATGTGGCTGCTCTCCCTCTACGGCACGGTCGCCATGGAGCAGGGCTGGACCGTCGACATGCTCTCCGGGACCACCCAGAACGACATCATCAAGGAGTACCTGTCCCGGGGGACGTACATCTTTCCGCCGGCCGCGTCGCTGCGGCTCACCGCCGACGTCATCGCCCACACGCTGAAGACGATGCCCCGGTGGAACCCGGTCAACATCTGCTCGTACCACCTCCAGGAGGCCGGTGCCACCCCTGTGCAGGAGGTCGGCTTCGCACTGGCCACCGCCGTCGCGGTGCTCGACGCGGTCCGCGACTCCGGCCAGGTGCCGGCCGAGCGGATGGGTGACGTGGTGCAGCGGATCTCGTTCTTCGTCAACGCGGGCGTGCGCTTCGTCGAGGAGATCGCCAAGATGCGCGCGTTCGGCGTGCTCTGGGACGAGATCACCCGGGACCGGTACGCGGTCACCGAGGCCCGGCAACGACGGTTCCGCTACGGCGTACAGGTCAACTCGCTCGGCCTCACCGAGGCGCAGCCGGAGAACAACATCCAGCGCATCGTGCTGGAGATGCTCGGGGTGACGATGTCCCGCGATGCCCGGGCCCGCGCGGTGCAGCTGCCGGCCTGGAACGAGGCGCTCGGCCTGCCCCGCCCCTGGGATCAGCAATGGTCGCTGCGGATGCAGCAGGTCCTGGCGTACGAGTCGGATCTGCTCGAATATCCCGACCTCTTCGCAGGCTCGCACGTGATGACCGCGCTGGTCGACGAGATCGTCACCGGTGCCCGGGTCGAGCTGGACAAGGTGCTGGAGTTGGGCGGTGTGGTCGCCGCCGTGGAGAGCGGGTACCTCAAGAGCGCGCTCGTCGGCTCGCTGGCCGAGCGCCGCCGTCGGATGGAGTCCGGCGCCGACGTGGTGGTCGGGGTCAACCGGTACACCGAAACCGAGCCCTCCCCGCTGACCGCCGCCGGTGCGGAAGCCGTCGAACAGGTAGATCCCACGGTCGAGGCCGCCGCCGCGGACGGCGTACGCCGGTGGCGCGCCGACCGGGACGCGGCCGTGGTCGACGCGGCACTGGCCCGGCTGCGCGCGGACGCCGCGACCACCACCAACCTGATGCCGGCCACCCTGGCGTGCGTGCGGGCCCGGGTGACCACCGGCGAGTGGGCCGGCGCGCTGCGCCAGGTCTTCGGCGAGTACCGGGCACCGACCGGCCTGGCCGGCGCCACCGGCAGCGGCGGCGACCCGGGCCTCGCCGCCGTCCGCGAACGGGTCGCCGCCACCGCCCGCGAGCTGGGCAGCGGCCGGCTGCGTCTGCTGGTCGGCAAACCCGGCCTGGACGGGCATTCCAACGGCGCGGAGCAGATCGCGGTACGCGCCCGCGACGCCGGATTCGAGGTCGTCTACCAGGGCATCCGGCTGACGGCGGGGCAGATCGTCGCCGCCGCCGTCGAGGAGGACGTCGACCTGGTCGGGCTGTCGGTGCTCTCCGGTTCGCATCTGGCCGCCGTGCCCGCGGTGCTCGACGGGCTGCGTGCCGCCGGCCGGGCGGACCTACCGGTGGTCGTGGGCGGCATCATCCCGGCCGGTGACGCGGACACGCTCCGGGCGGCCGGAGTGGCCCGGGTCTTCACCCCGAGGGACTTCGCCCTCACCGGCATCATCGACGACCTGGTGACCGTCATCCGCAACGCCAACGACCTGCCCTGA
- a CDS encoding RNA polymerase sigma factor yields MSDDLEIEELAGRAATGDAAALDALLSRIGPRVLRQCLRLLPCRQDAEEACQDALLQVARKIDSFAGRSKFSTWLYVVTANCARQTYRSLKRRADEQTTPLLPLDAPDPRTTSVIAGSRLDLLDALERLEAHRPELVAPLVMRDLCQLTYDEIADHLAIPIGTLKSRIHDARRHVRASLQAA; encoded by the coding sequence ATGTCAGACGATCTTGAAATCGAGGAGCTCGCCGGCCGCGCCGCCACGGGCGACGCTGCCGCTCTCGACGCGTTGCTGAGCAGGATCGGCCCGCGGGTTCTGCGCCAGTGTCTGCGCCTACTCCCGTGCAGGCAGGACGCCGAAGAGGCGTGCCAGGATGCCCTTCTGCAGGTCGCCCGCAAGATAGACAGCTTCGCGGGCCGGTCGAAGTTCTCCACCTGGCTGTACGTCGTCACGGCCAACTGCGCCCGGCAGACGTACCGAAGCCTCAAGCGCCGGGCCGACGAGCAAACCACGCCGTTGCTCCCACTCGATGCCCCCGACCCCCGCACCACGAGCGTGATCGCGGGTTCCCGCCTCGACCTGCTGGACGCGCTGGAACGACTGGAGGCTCACCGACCCGAACTGGTCGCCCCACTGGTAATGCGTGACCTGTGCCAGTTGACCTACGACGAGATCGCCGACCACCTCGCCATACCGATCGGCACCCTGAAGTCACGCATCCACGACGCGCGGCGGCACGTACGTGCCTCGTTGCAGGCCGCCTGA
- a CDS encoding DUF4126 domain-containing protein codes for MFEVLTGTGLAASAGLNAYIPLLILGLLGRYSDLVDLPSGWTWLGNGWVIVILAVLLAVEVVADKVPVVDHVNDVVQTVVRPTAGGLAFGAGSSSETVTVSDPGSFFSSHQWVPVVTGVLLALGVHLLKSAARPVINATTAGFGAPVASTAEDATSVVVSVVAIILPVLVLVFLLGLVAFIYWFIRRRSERRREREAARAAGFRV; via the coding sequence GTGTTCGAAGTCCTCACCGGCACCGGTCTCGCCGCCTCAGCGGGGCTGAACGCCTACATACCCCTGCTCATCCTCGGTCTTCTCGGCCGCTACTCCGACCTGGTCGACCTCCCCAGCGGTTGGACCTGGCTCGGCAACGGCTGGGTGATCGTCATCCTGGCCGTGCTGCTCGCGGTGGAGGTGGTGGCCGACAAGGTGCCCGTGGTCGACCACGTCAACGATGTGGTGCAGACCGTCGTCCGGCCCACCGCGGGCGGCCTGGCCTTCGGCGCCGGGTCCTCGTCGGAGACGGTGACGGTCAGTGACCCGGGGAGCTTCTTCTCCTCGCACCAGTGGGTGCCGGTCGTCACCGGCGTGCTGCTGGCGCTGGGCGTGCACCTGCTCAAGTCGGCGGCACGCCCCGTCATCAACGCGACCACCGCCGGGTTCGGCGCCCCGGTCGCCAGCACCGCCGAGGACGCCACGAGCGTGGTGGTCTCCGTGGTGGCGATCATCCTGCCGGTGCTGGTGCTCGTCTTCCTGCTCGGTCTGGTGGCGTTCATCTACTGGTTCATCCGCCGACGCTCGGAACGCCGCCGGGAACGGGAAGCGGCGCGCGCCGCGGGCTTCCGCGTCTGA
- a CDS encoding ABC transporter permease: protein MTTTTKPATPVAASRGRRPAAGALALRQGRLEITQFLRSRESVVFTMGFPIIMILIFASIFGGTIGGGVKFTQYFITGMIATGLMTVSFQNLGIWIPIERDRGVLKRYRGTPMPKWVWFAGKVIMVVAIGIAETALLLAVAVALFDLDLPGTAGKWLTFGWVAVLGVTACTLCGIAISSLARTARSGSAVVTPVALVLQFISGVFFVFTDLPTWMQQVAALFPLKWMCQGLRSVFLPESFGAQEPGGSFELGRVALVLGLWCVIGVVLCLTTFRWTTKRDG from the coding sequence ATGACGACCACGACGAAGCCGGCGACGCCGGTCGCCGCGAGCCGCGGCCGCAGGCCGGCGGCAGGCGCACTCGCCCTGCGCCAGGGCCGGCTGGAGATCACCCAGTTCCTGCGCAGCCGGGAGTCCGTGGTCTTCACGATGGGTTTCCCCATCATCATGATCCTGATCTTCGCGTCGATCTTCGGCGGCACGATCGGTGGCGGGGTCAAGTTCACCCAATACTTCATCACCGGCATGATCGCGACCGGTCTGATGACGGTGAGCTTCCAGAACCTCGGCATCTGGATCCCGATCGAACGGGACCGGGGCGTGCTCAAACGCTACCGAGGCACGCCGATGCCGAAGTGGGTCTGGTTCGCCGGCAAGGTGATCATGGTGGTGGCGATCGGTATCGCCGAGACCGCGCTGCTGCTCGCCGTCGCGGTGGCGCTGTTCGACCTCGACCTGCCGGGTACGGCCGGGAAGTGGCTCACCTTCGGCTGGGTCGCCGTGCTCGGGGTGACCGCGTGCACGCTGTGCGGCATCGCGATCTCGTCATTGGCCCGCACCGCCCGCAGCGGCTCGGCGGTGGTCACCCCGGTCGCTCTGGTGCTCCAGTTCATCTCCGGGGTGTTCTTCGTCTTCACCGACCTGCCCACCTGGATGCAGCAGGTGGCGGCGTTGTTCCCGCTCAAGTGGATGTGCCAGGGGCTGCGGTCGGTGTTCCTGCCCGAGAGCTTCGGCGCTCAGGAGCCGGGCGGCTCGTTCGAGCTGGGCCGGGTCGCGCTGGTGCTGGGCCTGTGGTGCGTGATCGGTGTGGTGCTCTGCCTGACCACCTTCCGGTGGACCACCAAGCGCGACGGCTGA
- a CDS encoding ABC transporter ATP-binding protein gives MDDELAISVRGLRKAYGDNVAVAGVDLDVHRGEVFALLGPNGAGKTTTVEILEGYRRRDAGEVSVLGRDPAQPDNDWRSRVGIVLQGTGEFDELTVAEVIRHFSGFYPNADDPDKVIERVGLAGKAKARAHTLSGGQKRRLDVALGIVGRPELLFLDEPTTGFDPEARREFWELIRDLAAAGTTIVLTTHYLDEAEALADRVGVIAGGRLVEVAAPNRLGNRQEALATVSWRTPDGTLESAQSATPTALVADLAARYGGEVPGLTVTRPTLEDVYLTMIGHAR, from the coding sequence ATGGATGACGAGCTGGCCATCTCCGTTCGAGGGCTGCGCAAGGCGTACGGCGACAACGTCGCGGTGGCGGGCGTGGATCTCGACGTCCACCGCGGTGAGGTGTTCGCCCTGCTCGGCCCGAACGGCGCCGGCAAGACCACCACCGTGGAGATCCTGGAGGGTTACCGGCGCCGGGACGCCGGCGAGGTCAGTGTGCTCGGCAGAGACCCGGCCCAGCCGGACAACGACTGGCGCTCCCGGGTCGGCATCGTGCTCCAGGGCACCGGCGAGTTCGACGAGCTGACCGTGGCCGAGGTGATCCGGCACTTCTCCGGCTTCTACCCCAACGCCGACGATCCGGACAAGGTGATCGAGCGGGTCGGGCTGGCCGGCAAGGCGAAGGCCCGGGCGCACACCCTCTCCGGCGGGCAGAAACGCCGCCTGGACGTGGCACTGGGCATCGTCGGTCGCCCCGAACTGCTCTTCCTCGACGAGCCGACCACCGGCTTCGACCCGGAGGCCCGCCGCGAGTTCTGGGAACTGATCCGCGACCTCGCCGCAGCCGGCACCACCATCGTGTTGACCACCCACTACCTGGACGAGGCCGAGGCACTCGCCGACCGGGTCGGTGTGATCGCCGGTGGCCGGCTGGTGGAGGTGGCCGCCCCGAACCGGCTGGGCAATCGGCAGGAGGCGCTCGCGACGGTTTCCTGGCGTACCCCGGACGGGACGCTGGAAAGTGCGCAGAGCGCGACGCCGACGGCCCTGGTGGCCGACCTGGCCGCGCGCTACGGCGGCGAGGTCCCCGGGCTCACCGTGACCCGGCCGACCCTGGAGGACGTCTACCTCACCATGATCGGACACGCACGATGA
- the nucS gene encoding endonuclease NucS: MRLVIAKCSVDYVGRLSAHLPLATRLLMVKADGSVSIHADDRAYKPLNWMSPPCRLEEAPGVWRVVNKAGEELRITLEEIFQDTSYELGVDPGLRKDGVEAHLQELLAANPGVLGEGFTLVRREYMTAIGPVDLLCRDANSGAVAVEIKRRGDIDGVEQLTRYLELMNRDPLLSPVAGVFAAQEIKPQARVLATDRGIRCVVVNYDRLRGIEKDELTLF, from the coding sequence GTGCGGTTGGTCATTGCGAAGTGCTCGGTGGACTATGTCGGACGGCTCTCGGCTCACCTGCCGCTGGCCACCCGGTTGCTGATGGTGAAGGCGGACGGGTCGGTGTCGATTCACGCCGACGACCGGGCGTATAAGCCGTTGAACTGGATGAGCCCGCCGTGTCGGCTGGAGGAGGCCCCCGGTGTGTGGCGGGTGGTCAACAAGGCTGGCGAGGAGCTGCGGATCACCCTGGAGGAGATCTTCCAGGACACCTCGTACGAGTTGGGTGTGGATCCGGGCCTACGCAAGGACGGGGTGGAGGCGCACCTGCAGGAGTTGTTGGCCGCCAACCCCGGTGTGTTGGGTGAGGGGTTCACGCTGGTCCGCCGTGAATACATGACGGCGATCGGCCCGGTCGACCTGCTCTGCCGGGACGCCAACTCCGGTGCGGTCGCCGTCGAGATCAAGCGGCGTGGCGACATCGACGGGGTGGAGCAGTTGACCCGCTATCTCGAGTTGATGAACCGCGACCCGCTACTCAGCCCGGTTGCCGGGGTCTTCGCCGCCCAGGAGATCAAGCCGCAGGCCCGGGTGCTCGCCACCGACCGGGGCATCCGGTGTGTGGTCGTGAACTACGACAGGCTGCGGGGCATCGAGAAGGACGAGCTGACGCTCTTCTGA
- a CDS encoding aldehyde dehydrogenase family protein, translating into MTAVHVPGLPVIEADQLISTSPATGAEAGRFPVATEADVRRAVDRARAASEWWAGLGFTGRRERMLRWRALLAKRIEQLAEVVHVEGGKPIADAIVEIVTAIEHIDWAARNASRVLGPRRVRSRLILAEFSGHLEYQPHGVVGVIGPWNYPVFTPIGSAAYALAAGNGVVLKPSEYTPTAGQWLVDSFAEVVPEQPVFTAVHGLGEVGAALCRSGVDKVAFTGSTATARKVMAACAETLTPVLIEGGGKDAMIVDSDADLDAAAEACVWGGMTNAGQTCIGIERVYAVDSIFDAFVDKVVARAGQLTVGAEGSDIGPITMPRQLDVIRGHIDAAIASGGRAVLGGPSAVRPPYVHPTVLVDVGEESAAVREETFGPTLTINRVRDADEAVTRANALPYGLGGSVFGRRRAVSIARQLRSGMASINSTLTFAGMSTLPFGGVGDSGFGRIHGEDGLREFGRAKAITRRRARSLLPSMTFERTPTDVARLVKAIKVMYGR; encoded by the coding sequence ATGACGGCTGTGCATGTCCCGGGTCTCCCGGTCATCGAGGCGGATCAGCTGATCTCCACGAGCCCGGCCACCGGCGCTGAGGCCGGCCGCTTTCCGGTTGCCACCGAGGCCGACGTGCGGCGGGCCGTCGACCGCGCCCGCGCCGCCAGCGAGTGGTGGGCCGGGCTCGGCTTCACCGGCCGCCGCGAACGGATGCTGCGCTGGCGCGCCCTGCTGGCCAAGCGGATCGAGCAGTTGGCCGAGGTGGTGCACGTCGAGGGCGGCAAGCCGATCGCCGACGCCATCGTCGAGATCGTCACCGCGATCGAGCACATCGACTGGGCCGCCCGCAACGCCAGCCGCGTGCTCGGCCCGCGCCGGGTGCGGTCCCGGCTCATCCTCGCCGAGTTCTCCGGGCATCTGGAATACCAGCCGCACGGCGTGGTCGGCGTGATCGGGCCATGGAACTATCCGGTCTTCACGCCGATCGGTTCGGCCGCGTACGCGCTGGCCGCCGGTAACGGCGTGGTGCTCAAGCCGAGCGAGTACACGCCCACCGCCGGGCAGTGGCTGGTGGACAGCTTCGCCGAGGTGGTGCCCGAGCAGCCGGTGTTCACCGCCGTGCACGGGCTGGGCGAGGTGGGTGCGGCACTGTGCCGCTCCGGGGTCGACAAGGTGGCCTTCACCGGCTCGACCGCCACGGCCAGGAAGGTGATGGCCGCCTGCGCCGAGACACTGACCCCGGTGCTGATCGAGGGCGGCGGCAAGGACGCGATGATCGTCGACAGCGACGCCGACCTGGACGCCGCCGCCGAGGCGTGCGTCTGGGGCGGCATGACCAACGCGGGCCAGACCTGCATCGGCATCGAGCGGGTGTACGCCGTCGACTCGATCTTCGACGCCTTCGTCGACAAGGTAGTGGCCCGCGCCGGTCAGCTGACCGTCGGGGCGGAGGGCAGCGACATCGGCCCGATCACCATGCCCCGGCAGCTCGACGTGATCCGCGGGCACATCGACGCCGCTATCGCCTCCGGCGGGCGTGCGGTGCTGGGCGGCCCGAGTGCGGTGCGGCCGCCGTACGTCCATCCGACCGTGCTCGTGGACGTCGGAGAGGAGTCGGCCGCCGTCCGGGAGGAAACCTTCGGCCCGACGCTGACCATCAACCGGGTCCGCGACGCCGACGAGGCCGTTACCCGCGCCAACGCCCTGCCGTACGGCCTGGGCGGTTCGGTCTTCGGCCGACGACGCGCGGTGTCCATCGCGCGTCAGCTGCGCTCCGGCATGGCCTCGATCAACTCCACCCTGACCTTCGCCGGCATGTCCACCCTGCCGTTCGGCGGGGTCGGCGACTCCGGCTTCGGGCGGATCCACGGCGAGGACGGGCTGCGCGAGTTCGGCCGCGCGAAGGCGATCACCCGCCGTCGGGCCCGTTCGCTGCTGCCGTCGATGACCTTCGAACGGACCCCGACCGACGTGGCCCGGCTCGTCAAGGCCATCAAGGTGATGTACGGGAGGTAG
- a CDS encoding serine/threonine-protein kinase has product MSVPDKIGRYRVLRRIGSGAFATVWLGADDALDAFVAIKVLADNWSYHADLRERFEQEARIMRRADSSLLVRVLDVGELPDGRPYLVMPYAAGGTLADRLVSGPMPVREALLVAADIASAVTVLHEAGVLHRDLKPSNVLFQPAADRDRVLVADLGLAKALANASGFTIAAGTPGYMPPEQATPGGGLDIRADVYAIGATLYHMLTGSPPDQVSRAGRGGRSLPRPSQVRPGVPSTVDDLVRRALHHDPRQRWASAAVMLDELHRVIASMERDTGRGRVVRRLARVVGVGVALIALLATAGSSSPPQARSGWVRVADASGALSIAVPSSWAGEVKDAGWDPSVLRLPAGHAPGLVVAPDLAAWPDPASRISGVFVGASKALLAGGPAPALPSHNSCVQQPDRTVDVGGNPARVRRWTSCGASVSFSEVVLTVPQRSYGVYLQIKQVGDADLTDEILAGLRMSSSLAPQAGRVGSVHS; this is encoded by the coding sequence GTGTCAGTACCCGACAAGATCGGCCGATATCGCGTTCTGCGGCGTATCGGTTCCGGAGCGTTCGCCACGGTGTGGCTCGGCGCCGATGATGCGCTGGATGCGTTCGTCGCGATCAAGGTGCTGGCAGACAACTGGTCGTACCACGCCGATCTGCGGGAGCGCTTCGAGCAGGAAGCACGGATCATGCGGCGGGCGGATTCCAGCCTGCTCGTGCGTGTGCTCGACGTAGGTGAGCTGCCTGACGGGCGGCCGTATCTGGTGATGCCGTACGCGGCCGGTGGCACCCTCGCGGATCGGCTCGTCTCGGGGCCGATGCCGGTACGGGAGGCCCTGCTCGTCGCGGCCGATATCGCCAGCGCCGTCACGGTGCTGCACGAGGCCGGTGTGCTGCACCGTGACCTCAAGCCGTCCAATGTGTTGTTTCAGCCGGCCGCGGATCGGGATCGGGTGCTCGTCGCCGACCTCGGCCTGGCCAAGGCGCTCGCGAACGCGTCCGGCTTCACCATCGCCGCCGGCACACCCGGCTACATGCCGCCCGAGCAGGCCACCCCCGGCGGAGGCCTGGACATCCGCGCCGATGTGTACGCGATCGGCGCGACCCTGTACCACATGCTGACCGGGAGCCCTCCCGACCAGGTCAGCCGCGCAGGCAGGGGCGGGCGGTCGTTGCCCAGGCCGTCTCAGGTGCGGCCCGGCGTGCCGTCCACGGTGGACGATTTGGTGCGACGTGCGCTGCATCACGACCCTCGGCAACGCTGGGCGTCCGCCGCGGTCATGCTCGACGAGCTGCACCGGGTCATCGCGTCGATGGAACGGGACACGGGCCGTGGCCGGGTCGTGCGGCGGTTGGCACGGGTCGTCGGCGTCGGGGTCGCACTGATCGCGCTGCTGGCGACGGCGGGTTCCAGTTCCCCGCCGCAGGCACGGTCCGGCTGGGTACGCGTAGCCGATGCCTCTGGTGCTCTGTCGATCGCCGTGCCGTCGAGTTGGGCCGGCGAGGTGAAGGACGCCGGTTGGGATCCTTCGGTGCTGCGACTTCCCGCTGGCCATGCGCCGGGTCTCGTGGTCGCCCCGGACCTTGCTGCCTGGCCGGATCCGGCGAGCCGGATATCCGGTGTTTTCGTCGGTGCGAGCAAGGCTCTGCTCGCCGGCGGCCCGGCGCCCGCCTTACCCAGCCACAACTCCTGCGTCCAGCAGCCCGACCGGACGGTGGACGTGGGCGGCAACCCGGCGCGGGTACGGCGGTGGACATCGTGTGGCGCCTCGGTCTCGTTCAGCGAGGTGGTGCTCACCGTGCCGCAGCGCAGCTATGGCGTCTACCTGCAGATCAAGCAGGTGGGCGACGCCGACCTGACCGACGAGATCCTGGCCGGCCTGCGGATGTCCAGCTCGCTGGCGCCGCAGGCCGGCCGGGTCGGCTCCGTTCACTCGTAG
- a CDS encoding 3-hydroxyacyl-CoA dehydrogenase family protein: MAGRLAVVGAGLMGSGIAQVAAQAGWQVTLRDLDDAATTRGLGGIRKSLEKFAEKGKIEASEVEATLARITPTTDLEAAADADIVVEAVFERLEIKHEVFRALDKICKADAVLATNTSAIPVTQIAAVTERPEAVVGTHFFSPVPMMQLCELVRGYKTSDATLDTARAFAEEIGKTVVVVNRDIAGFVTTRLISALVMEAVKLVESGVVSAEDLDTACRLGFGHAMGPLATTDLTGVDVLLHASKNIYTDTADEKFFPPELLQRMVTAGDLGRKTGKGFYTY, from the coding sequence ATGGCGGGTCGACTCGCGGTCGTCGGGGCTGGGTTGATGGGCTCCGGCATCGCCCAGGTGGCGGCGCAGGCGGGCTGGCAGGTGACGCTGCGCGACCTGGACGACGCGGCCACCACCCGAGGGCTCGGCGGCATCCGGAAGTCACTGGAGAAGTTCGCCGAGAAGGGCAAGATCGAGGCGTCGGAGGTCGAGGCGACCCTCGCCCGGATCACCCCGACCACCGATCTGGAGGCGGCGGCGGACGCGGACATCGTGGTCGAGGCGGTCTTCGAGCGGCTGGAGATCAAGCACGAGGTGTTCCGCGCCCTGGACAAGATCTGCAAGGCCGACGCGGTGCTCGCCACCAACACCTCGGCCATCCCGGTCACCCAGATCGCCGCAGTGACCGAGCGGCCCGAGGCGGTCGTCGGCACCCACTTCTTCTCCCCGGTGCCGATGATGCAGCTCTGCGAGCTGGTTCGTGGTTACAAGACCAGCGACGCCACGCTGGACACCGCGCGGGCCTTCGCCGAGGAGATCGGCAAGACGGTGGTGGTGGTCAACCGGGACATCGCCGGCTTCGTCACGACCCGGTTGATCTCCGCCCTGGTGATGGAGGCGGTCAAGCTGGTGGAGTCCGGCGTGGTGTCTGCGGAGGACCTGGACACGGCCTGCCGCCTGGGCTTCGGGCACGCGATGGGGCCGCTGGCCACCACCGACCTGACCGGCGTGGACGTGCTGCTGCACGCCTCGAAGAACATCTACACCGACACGGCCGACGAGAAGTTCTTCCCGCCGGAGCTGCTCCAGCGGATGGTCACCGCTGGCGACCTGGGCCGCAAGACCGGCAAGGGCTTCTACACGTACTGA